One stretch of Priestia megaterium DNA includes these proteins:
- the hprK gene encoding HPr(Ser) kinase/phosphatase, with product MVKVRTKDIIEKFKLELISGEEGIDRPISTSDISRPGIEMAGYFTYYPAERIQLLGKTELSFFKQLDDEQKKVRMEKMCTDITPAIIVSREMDVPKELIEASERESVPVLRSSFKTTRLSSHLTNFLESRLAPTTALHGVLVDIYGIGVLIMGKSGVGKSETALELVKRGHRLVADDCVEIRQEDQDTLVGNAPGLIEHLLEIRGLGIINVMTLFGAGAVRSYKRISLVIQLETWDQQKHYDRLGLEEDKMKIIDTDVTKITLPVRPGRNLAVIIEVAAMNFRLKRMGINAAEQFSARLTDVIEEGDREDL from the coding sequence GTGGTTAAAGTACGTACAAAAGACATCATTGAGAAATTTAAATTAGAGCTTATTAGCGGAGAAGAAGGAATCGACCGCCCTATTTCAACGAGTGATATTTCACGTCCAGGTATTGAAATGGCAGGTTATTTTACATATTACCCAGCAGAACGTATCCAGCTGTTAGGTAAAACAGAACTATCATTTTTTAAACAGTTAGATGATGAACAAAAAAAAGTTCGAATGGAAAAGATGTGTACAGATATCACGCCGGCTATCATTGTTTCGCGCGAAATGGATGTACCGAAAGAACTTATCGAAGCTTCAGAGCGTGAATCAGTTCCTGTGCTGCGTTCAAGCTTTAAAACAACGCGACTTTCCAGCCATTTAACGAATTTTCTTGAAAGCCGGCTAGCACCTACTACTGCCCTGCACGGCGTATTAGTTGATATATACGGAATTGGTGTATTAATCATGGGAAAAAGCGGCGTTGGTAAAAGTGAAACAGCTCTAGAGCTTGTTAAGAGGGGACATCGCCTAGTAGCCGATGACTGTGTGGAAATCCGTCAAGAAGATCAAGACACGCTTGTAGGAAACGCGCCTGGTTTAATCGAGCATTTGCTTGAAATTCGAGGACTAGGGATCATCAATGTGATGACGCTATTCGGCGCAGGAGCTGTACGAAGCTATAAGCGAATTTCACTTGTTATTCAGTTAGAGACATGGGATCAGCAGAAACATTATGATCGCCTTGGTTTAGAAGAAGATAAAATGAAAATTATTGATACAGACGTTACAAAAATTACATTGCCAGTACGTCCGGGACGAAACTTAGCTGTTATCATTGAAGTGGCAGCAATGAACTTCCGCTTAAAGCGTATGGGTATTAACGCAGCAGAACAATTTTCTGCACGTCTAACAGATGTAATTGAAGAAGG
- a CDS encoding phage holin family protein translates to MLLRGIISILINALVLIVIAGYIDTFHLESVSAAIIASLILSILNVFVKPILILLTLPVTFLTLGLFLFVINAITLMITQSVMGDSFNIDGFGTALLASVIMSLLNALIQRVIVEPLQNRR, encoded by the coding sequence ATGTTATTGCGTGGAATCATTAGTATTTTAATCAATGCCCTCGTATTAATCGTAATCGCAGGTTATATCGACACCTTTCACTTAGAATCAGTCAGTGCAGCTATTATCGCGAGCTTGATTCTATCGATTTTGAATGTGTTTGTTAAGCCGATTTTAATTTTACTTACCCTGCCGGTGACATTTCTTACGCTTGGCCTATTTTTATTCGTCATTAATGCCATTACGCTGATGATTACACAAAGTGTTATGGGAGATTCTTTTAATATTGACGGGTTTGGTACAGCGCTTTTAGCCTCAGTAATCATGTCGCTTTTAAATGCGCTTATTCAACGAGTGATTGTTGAACCGCTTCAAAATAGAAGATAA
- a CDS encoding PspC domain-containing protein has protein sequence MRKLYRSRTNRKLAGVIGGISQYIGIDASLLRVLFIISLFFTVGTPVILYMIFVFLVPNEEGDF, from the coding sequence GTGCGAAAGTTGTATCGTTCGCGAACAAATCGCAAGCTTGCGGGTGTTATCGGCGGTATTTCTCAGTATATCGGAATAGATGCTTCACTACTGCGCGTATTGTTTATCATCAGTTTATTTTTTACAGTAGGTACCCCGGTCATTTTATATATGATTTTTGTGTTTTTAGTTCCAAATGAAGAAGGAGATTTCTAA
- a CDS encoding DUF4097 family beta strand repeat-containing protein: MSEKRKQILQMVEEGKLSVDEALTLLNSLEKDSANDSSYATPDKAELSPYVGGKQKKTYASKSSQSSLKEKLFTFVDQTVKKVKEGDLDFNFGPSIDVQHIFQQSEAYIQEIDVDLANGSVQLRPWGSTEVRIECEAAIYKVENSDEARRTFLQHTAFSIENGKLRFAIQQKQMKVKAIIYIPEMEYERVKLRMFNGSIDGERLSVRDLKAKTANGTIRFYDVNSHSLEMETSNGHMELSRILASKCELETINGTVKFDGDTKKIDVQTFNGDIDTYLKGERIEKAFFKTTTGSITLYTPPHLSVDGDLKSNFGNFTCTLPEMEIVDEKKETVMKQLRFKANVASPKGYKLLAESKTGSIVIK, from the coding sequence ATGAGTGAAAAGCGCAAACAAATTTTACAGATGGTAGAAGAAGGAAAACTTAGCGTAGATGAGGCTTTAACTTTGCTAAATTCACTGGAAAAAGACTCAGCTAATGATTCTTCCTATGCTACGCCTGATAAAGCTGAGCTATCCCCTTATGTAGGAGGAAAACAGAAAAAAACGTACGCTTCTAAGTCATCTCAAAGCTCTTTAAAGGAAAAATTATTTACATTTGTAGATCAAACGGTAAAAAAAGTAAAAGAAGGAGATTTAGATTTTAACTTTGGTCCTTCGATTGACGTTCAGCACATCTTTCAACAATCAGAAGCATATATTCAAGAGATTGATGTAGATTTAGCAAATGGAAGCGTCCAACTCCGACCTTGGGGGAGTACAGAAGTACGAATAGAGTGTGAAGCTGCTATCTACAAAGTAGAGAATTCGGATGAAGCGCGCCGCACTTTCTTGCAGCATACGGCATTTTCCATTGAAAATGGCAAATTGCGCTTTGCAATTCAGCAAAAGCAAATGAAGGTGAAAGCGATTATTTATATTCCAGAAATGGAATATGAACGCGTCAAGCTCCGTATGTTTAATGGTTCAATCGATGGGGAAAGACTAAGCGTACGAGACCTGAAAGCCAAAACAGCTAATGGTACCATCCGCTTTTACGATGTGAATAGCCATTCTCTTGAAATGGAGACATCAAATGGGCATATGGAACTTTCTCGAATACTCGCTTCAAAATGTGAGCTTGAAACAATCAATGGAACGGTTAAATTTGATGGGGACACAAAGAAAATTGACGTTCAAACATTTAACGGAGATATTGATACGTATTTAAAAGGAGAGCGCATTGAAAAAGCATTTTTCAAAACGACTACGGGGAGCATTACGCTCTATACGCCGCCCCACCTCTCCGTTGATGGAGATTTGAAATCTAACTTTGGGAATTTTACATGTACACTTCCTGAGATGGAAATAGTAGATGAGAAAAAAGAAACGGTGATGAAACAACTTCGTTTCAAAGCCAATGTCGCTTCGCCTAAAGGCTATAAATTGTTAGCTGAATCCAAAACGGGCTCAATTGTTATAAAATAG